A segment of the Hallerella succinigenes genome:
AACGTCCAGACCGCTTTCAATGATGCTCGTACTCACAAGCACATCGAAATCTCCCTTGATAAAGGCGTCCATGACGCGTTCCAAATCGCGATCTTCCATTTGGCCGTGAGCGACTGCCACACGGGCATTCGGAGCCATCGCTTCGATGTCTTCCGCCAACTGTTCAATCGACTGCACACGATCGTTCACCACAAAAACCTGACCGCCACGGGAAAGTTCATCGTGGATCGCTTCAGCAAGAACCGTATCGTCCCGCTGGATGATTTTTGTTTCAACCGGCAAGCGGTTCATCGGAGGCGTATTGATGAGCGAAATATCGCGAACACCGGTGAGCGAAAGATGCAGGGAGCGCGGAATCGGCGTCGCACTCATGCTGAGCGTATCGACTGTCAAACGCAACTCGCGCAGACGTTCCTTCTGCTTCACCCCGAACTTTTGTTCCTCATCAATAATCAATAGACCCAGATCCTTAAAATCGCTTTGATTCGAAAGGAGCGCATGCGTTCCCACGACTATGTCGATTTTTCCTTCGGAAACGTCCTTAAAAATCTTCTTCTTTTCTGCGGATGTCTTATAACGGTTCACCAGGGCGATGTTGAACGGGGAAGCGGCGAAACGTTCCTTGAAGGTTTCGTAATGCTGGGCGGCAAGAATCGTCGTCGGCACAAGAACCGCAACCTGCTTTTGAGAAGAAGCGCATTTGAAAGCGGCGCGCATCGCCACTTCCGTTTTACCGAACCCGACGTCGCCACAAACCAGGCGATCCATCGGACGGGTATTTTCCATGTCTTCCTTGATTTCTTTCGTCGCGCGCACCTGATCCGGAGTCGGCTCGTATTCGAACGCGTCTTCGAATTCCTTTTGCATGCGGCTATCGGGCGGGAACGGAAAACCTTCGATGAGCTCGCGCTTGGCGTAAAGCTGCACGAGTTCGCGAGCGATTTTAATCACTCGCTTTTTGACGCGTTCCTTGAGCTTTTCCCAGCTTTTGCTGCCGAGATGTGCAAGCTCCGGAACGGTTTCTTCTTCTGTACTCGGAAGCTTTTCGATTTTTCGCAAATCCGAAACCGGGAACTTTAAGCGGTCGCCATCTGCATAGTCGAGCTGAATACAGTCCACGAGACCACCGTTGATCTTTTCACGGACAAGCCCCATGTAGCGGCCAATACCGTGATCTTCATGGACCACAAAATCGCCACGCGTCAAACTTTCAACGAGGAGAGCATCCGAAATCGATCCGGAAACAGAACGTTTACGGCGCACCTTACCCGTGCGGTTAAAGATTCCCGCTTCCGTGAGAAAGGCGATATTTTCTGATTCAATCCAGAAGCCGTCCGAAAGATTGCCGATTAAAATGCCCGAGATTGGAGCGTCGTCAAACAGATGTTTAGCGCGCTGGGCGCTACCTTCGGAATGCGCGACGAGGTAAACCAAACCGCCCTGCGCGTGAAAGCCTTCGATTTCCTTGACAAGGCCGTTTGTTCCTGCAACGCCCTTGGTCTGCTGCCGCGCCTCGATCGATATCCAGTCCGGAGATTCCATGCGGGCGCGGGTTAAATCCAAAGCGACCCGTTTTGCGATTTCGTCCTGGAAAGTTTCCATGCGCCACCACAGATCGATCGGCGGGAAAACCTTCTGGTTAAAGGAAATCGTCTTTTCATAGGCCTTCACATGAGCGGCACCGAGCTTCGCGGCGGACTCTTCCAAAACGGAAAGCTTGTCAAAGACAATCGATGCGTCGGGCATATAATCGAAGACGCTCGATTTTAAGCTCTCGTATTCCGGGCGACGCCACCAGACAAGATCTTCTTCTTCGAGCGGGATCTTGGACCTTTCTTGCACAGAAAGGGTGAATTCCCCGTGCGGATAGACTTCAACCTTTCCCAGTTCTTCTATCGAACGCTGGGAAAAAATATCGAACGAACGGATACTTTCGATTTCGTCGCCAAAGAATTCAAAGCGCACCGGGTGATCTTGCATGAACAGGTTTATGTCCACAATGCAGCCGCGAATCGAAAATTCACCGACCGTGCTCACCACAGGCTGTTCCGTATAGCCCATATCGCCAAGCGTTTTACGGAGCGACAGCGGATCAACCACATCGCCCTTGCGGAACACAAGCTTTTTCTTTTCCAAGGCATTCGGTTCCGGCAAACGGAGAAGCAAAGAATCCAACGGGCAAACGGCAATAAAGGGAAGCCTTCCCCGGGAAGCCCTAAAGAACTTTAAACGTTCTTCCAAAATGCCTGCAAATGGCAACTTGAGCTCATAAGGCTTTACCCCGAGCGATGGAAAAAAGAACACGTTCTTTTCGCCACACAGACTCTGCAAATTCTGCATCCAGACTTCGCCCGAACGGTAATCGTCCACCACCACCAAAATGCTCTGCGGATACTTGTGAAAACGATCCGCGACCATCAACGCAGAAGCCGCAGGAGTTAAACCTTCGACATGCAGCATTCCGGAACGAAGTTCCGCGAAGGACGAAAGCCGTCCAAAATTTTGGGAAGCTAAAAACTCGGGAAATTCAAGAGTCGTCATATCAGACCTGCTTCTCGGCACTTGGCGTATACAAACGGATTGTGATCCCCTTGCACCTTGTAAATACGTGCGTCGCGTTCGCATTCGTATGCGTTTACCGGAGATTCCTTATCCCAAATTTCAAACAGGCGACGTCTTTCCTTGGAAAGTTGAATGCCATAAGTCTTTTCCATATAAAAGGAAATGCGGGCGAGCATGCCACGTACTTCTTTTCGCGGCTGAAACTTGCGATTCTTAAAATCGACAATCGATTCGCAGGAACCATACATCGGTTCCGGGGAATTTGTCCACTGCGAAAACATGAAATTGCTGCGGTCCCCGTTCACTTCGCCGATACTTGGCAATAGATTGTGCAAGTCCCCTTCCATGATCGCAAATTCTGGGTCAGTCGCTTCACAGTTTTTACGGGCGCTGCGGCCTTCTTCCTGATGCCAGCACTGACGGAAAAGTCCTATGTTGTGAGCGGTCACGACATGTTCCCATTCAATCCGGGAAGCGCGATTCGCATTCTTGCGCGGAGCAAAGCCACAACCTGCAAAATCGATTTTGTTCGGTTTTGAATTGCTTTCGTAGGCGCAACCGCAATAAACCGTTACCCGCAAATCACCGTAGTAGATGCGATCCATCTGCTTTTTTGCATGAAAAAAATCATAATGTCGTGCAGGTGTTTCTGCCGGATTACGGGCAAATAAAAAAGTCACCACCAGCAGTAAAAACAAAACCGCAAAGAGGTGACGTTTATGCATGTAAGACGTTTTTTTCACGTCTTACAATTTAGGATTTTTTCTTCTTCTTATTTTTTCCGTAGCCGTAACCATAACCGTAACCGTAGCCATAGCTGCTATGACCGCCTTCGTAAACGCAGCGGTTAAAGACCATCGCCTTATGTTCGACATTGGCCTTTTCGAACTGACCCAGGCCTTCACGCAAAGCTTCCATCGAATCGTGACCGTAATGAATCACGAGTAACACGAAGTCCGCATAACGGCTAGCGACTAGCGCATCCGCCACCGCCAAGACCGGAGCCGAGTCCACAATGATCAAATCGTACTTCGATTTCATTTCGTTCAAGAGATTTTCAAAAGCCTTGCTCGAAATCATTTCAGATGGAGATGAAGAATAAGAACCTGCACCAAGAAGATCCACTTGTGCGCCATCCAAATGTTCGACGGCTTCATCCAAGGCGATCTGACCGAGCAAATAATCCGAAAGACCGCGCTTACGTCCACGGGACGACATGTAACTAGCGCGGAAGTCCGTATCGATCAACAATACCTTCTTCCCGTTCATTGCAATCAAAGCTGCGAGGTTCTTAGAAATAAAAGATTTACCGCTGCCCGGAGAAAGACCCGTTACAAGCAAAACCTTGGAATCCATCATCGAAAATTCAAGCGAAGTTCTCAATGTACGCAGTGCTTCACAGGCAACGTCTTCGCTGTCTACTTCCACCAAGGAGAA
Coding sequences within it:
- the mfd gene encoding transcription-repair coupling factor — translated: MTTLEFPEFLASQNFGRLSSFAELRSGMLHVEGLTPAASALMVADRFHKYPQSILVVVDDYRSGEVWMQNLQSLCGEKNVFFFPSLGVKPYELKLPFAGILEERLKFFRASRGRLPFIAVCPLDSLLLRLPEPNALEKKKLVFRKGDVVDPLSLRKTLGDMGYTEQPVVSTVGEFSIRGCIVDINLFMQDHPVRFEFFGDEIESIRSFDIFSQRSIEELGKVEVYPHGEFTLSVQERSKIPLEEEDLVWWRRPEYESLKSSVFDYMPDASIVFDKLSVLEESAAKLGAAHVKAYEKTISFNQKVFPPIDLWWRMETFQDEIAKRVALDLTRARMESPDWISIEARQQTKGVAGTNGLVKEIEGFHAQGGLVYLVAHSEGSAQRAKHLFDDAPISGILIGNLSDGFWIESENIAFLTEAGIFNRTGKVRRKRSVSGSISDALLVESLTRGDFVVHEDHGIGRYMGLVREKINGGLVDCIQLDYADGDRLKFPVSDLRKIEKLPSTEEETVPELAHLGSKSWEKLKERVKKRVIKIARELVQLYAKRELIEGFPFPPDSRMQKEFEDAFEYEPTPDQVRATKEIKEDMENTRPMDRLVCGDVGFGKTEVAMRAAFKCASSQKQVAVLVPTTILAAQHYETFKERFAASPFNIALVNRYKTSAEKKKIFKDVSEGKIDIVVGTHALLSNQSDFKDLGLLIIDEEQKFGVKQKERLRELRLTVDTLSMSATPIPRSLHLSLTGVRDISLINTPPMNRLPVETKIIQRDDTVLAEAIHDELSRGGQVFVVNDRVQSIEQLAEDIEAMAPNARVAVAHGQMEDRDLERVMDAFIKGDFDVLVSTSIIESGLDVPNANTILIMNAHHFGISQLYQMRGRVGRSDVLAYAYLVIPKNEAISAESTKRLQALEQFTDLGSGYQLAMRDLEIRGAGNLLGSEQHGFIAEVGFETYVRLVREAVEELRGGGEESSKVQPRVELSIDAFLPETYITDGLSRISIYQRLARTTKPEDLPPLLSELEDRFGPVPDAVKKLFLVTEVSMIAAKLRIQGIEARRGMLVFTFVEFPPPDPKLLAELIAVSPFGMRYVGSSPLQGAVELGPALSNEAAAEEALRLFRAFATVIPKKKG
- a CDS encoding endonuclease; translation: MHKRHLFAVLFLLLVVTFLFARNPAETPARHYDFFHAKKQMDRIYYGDLRVTVYCGCAYESNSKPNKIDFAGCGFAPRKNANRASRIEWEHVVTAHNIGLFRQCWHQEEGRSARKNCEATDPEFAIMEGDLHNLLPSIGEVNGDRSNFMFSQWTNSPEPMYGSCESIVDFKNRKFQPRKEVRGMLARISFYMEKTYGIQLSKERRRLFEIWDKESPVNAYECERDARIYKVQGDHNPFVYAKCREAGLI